The Ctenopharyngodon idella isolate HZGC_01 chromosome 19, HZGC01, whole genome shotgun sequence genomic sequence cacattgttctcaactcatttgtgtgtgtgtgtgtgtgtgtacttgttttggctatacttgtgaggaccaaatgtcctcacttataTTGGGAAATACTTTCACAACCCACTAGTGAGGACAGTGACTGGCTTATAAATCAACCAAAAGaggtttttaattaaatctagtttgtacagtataaaaaccattacacctatggagGTCTTCACAAGTATagcaaaacaaacatgaatgtgtgtgtgtgtgtgtgtgtgtgtgttattgtggTCGGTGTAAATGTTCCTCTTTCTGTCTCAATGCCGGTAAGATAAGGCCTTGTTGCAGAGGAAGTGAGATTGTGATAGAGCTATGTATTTAAATGGAAAGTGCTAATGGCTTGTTTAATTCAATGACCCAATAACCCAGTTTTGGAAAAGTAAGAGGATTCTGCTTTTATAGTCTGCTTTATCTCTTTAGCAAATACacgttttaaatttataaagttGTCACTTTAATGACGcaactaagtttttttttctttctgtatttTACACTTATTTGTGTTTCTGTTAATCTGAACAGAAACTACtacaaatttagatatttaacATCAACTAAAATCaagatttcttattttaattcaccTCCTAATCAACAGAGTTCCTGTTGTCTAGAAAAATCTGGATATGGTAGAAgtcatgtaaaataaataaaaatcttatagCTCCATggccatttttacatttttttagttatGTCTATAGAAAtgttgagcaaaaaaaaaaaaaaaaaaaagaattaatcCTTATCCCTGTAAATCACAACGACTTGAAAATCGGGGGCCTTCAAATACAGTTACGGAGACTAGGGGGTttaaaaaggttgagaaccactgtcctACAACATCCCCATATAGTTTTTCCAGAGCATGAAATAATTCAACGCAACAGGAATTCTTCTATTCCTTAGATTTTGGGTCTGCTGGTATGGGCACTGATTGCAACCACAGAGTATTTCCACTTATCCCCATTCGGATGGGTGATGTTTGTGACTGTCTTCTATTGGCTTCTCACCCTCTTCCTCTTCATCATCAACCtggccaatggaaaaatccgaCACATGCCTTGGACAACAGTGGTGAGTGCACTTATATACAGTTTGATTCTTCTCTACAAAGCTGGGATTAAATCAGAAATGATTGTATGCGACAATAGTTCCACATTTTGATTTagaaaaaaacagtgtaaacTTAGTCAATTATCATTCCAATGACTTTCATAAACAAAATGGCTTTATGGTTTTGAAGGAACATATTGTTGTGCTAATTGTCTCAAATAATTGTAGTTCCGTCCCTGCTCTAGGTTCTCGTTTTTAACTGCAGTGCGGCTATATTGTACACTTCGGCTGCTATTGTTGAGGCAGCTTTGGTCAATCGGGGGGTCAAAGGTCATCATGATTTTAACTGCTGGGCAGCATCAACGGTAATAATCATTTTGAAGTAGTTAGTTTCTTAATTgtgtgaaatacatttttttccatttacttTGCATAAAGtgattacaatttttaatgcTTGCCTTCCTTTTTTTCTCTGTTCTAGTTTTTTGCTTTCCTAGTATCTCTGAGTTACGCTGGTAGTGCGTTCTTCAGTTACAAATCCTGGCGCAGAGATGAATAAAGTGAGATGGGTAGATTGtagttttaaaatttaaaaaatatggctcatcc encodes the following:
- the cmtm8a gene encoding CKLF-like MARVEL transmembrane domain-containing protein 8; translated protein: MGRDFGSYIPERRIKKITKKKKKTFWSGAARFWGAFMAENPNSRPVITTASSSYLECGNSSTRTPWYDKESMLRVPYYLILVEVILGLLVWALIATTEYFHLSPFGWVMFVTVFYWLLTLFLFIINLANGKIRHMPWTTVVLVFNCSAAILYTSAAIVEAALVNRGVKGHHDFNCWAASTFFAFLVSLSYAGSAFFSYKSWRRDE